A window of the Rhizobium brockwellii genome harbors these coding sequences:
- a CDS encoding TetR/AcrR family transcriptional regulator — protein MGIAERKTRERAGREERIVAAARAVAENEGWDAVTIRRLAKEIEYSQPILYSHFANRDAIVAAVAVEGFKELATVLQDAAGAANGQRESLMDVAMAYFAFAFSRPALYEAMFILPTQLQFAEAETRPELRAGFDAIAAAVSPFCADVEIATETFWAALHGLAELERSGRIRPGMRDKRIALVVQAIVDAGSNAPMRG, from the coding sequence ATGGGGATCGCAGAGCGAAAAACGCGGGAAAGGGCTGGGCGGGAAGAGCGCATTGTCGCGGCAGCACGTGCCGTCGCGGAGAATGAAGGATGGGATGCCGTGACGATCCGCCGCCTGGCCAAGGAAATCGAATACAGCCAGCCGATCCTCTATTCGCATTTCGCCAACAGGGACGCCATCGTTGCAGCGGTCGCAGTCGAGGGCTTCAAGGAGCTTGCAACCGTTCTGCAGGATGCGGCGGGCGCGGCGAACGGGCAACGAGAGTCCCTCATGGATGTCGCCATGGCCTATTTCGCCTTCGCCTTCAGCCGGCCTGCACTCTACGAGGCGATGTTTATCCTGCCCACCCAGCTGCAGTTCGCCGAGGCGGAAACGAGACCGGAACTTCGGGCCGGTTTCGACGCCATTGCAGCAGCCGTGTCGCCGTTCTGTGCCGATGTGGAGATCGCGACCGAGACCTTCTGGGCCGCCCTTCATGGGCTTGCCGAGCTCGAACGTTCAGGCCGCATCAGGCCCGGCATGCGTGACAAACGCATCGCGCTTGTTGTTCAGGCGATCGTCGATGCAGGAAGCAACGCGCCTATGCGGGGCTGA
- a CDS encoding phosphotransferase enzyme family protein, which produces MGWEALGQWGEDAVRIERLTGGVANDVWSVRVHGQIAVARLGSRSDADLAWEAELLQYLDREGMTVPVPIPTTDGRLFANGLVVMKYMEGGPPETASDWRRVADTLRELHRLTQGWPQRPGWRSSSDLLHTETGTRINLAAMPPEGVIRCRAAWARLIGRQTCVVHGNPNSPGNVRITADRVALIDWDESHVDVPDLDLVLPDNAADLDDGAHDIAAQASAAWEAAICWQDEYAVKRLAEVRAV; this is translated from the coding sequence ATGGGATGGGAAGCACTCGGGCAATGGGGTGAAGACGCGGTTCGCATCGAACGGCTCACGGGTGGCGTTGCCAACGACGTGTGGAGCGTTCGCGTCCACGGGCAGATCGCGGTCGCTCGTCTCGGCTCCAGGAGCGACGCTGATCTTGCATGGGAAGCAGAGCTGCTGCAATACCTCGACCGTGAAGGCATGACCGTTCCGGTGCCGATACCGACGACCGACGGCCGGCTATTCGCAAACGGTCTGGTGGTGATGAAATACATGGAGGGCGGACCGCCCGAGACGGCGTCCGACTGGCGTCGCGTCGCCGACACGCTGCGCGAGCTGCATCGGCTGACGCAGGGCTGGCCGCAGCGCCCGGGTTGGCGATCGTCGAGCGACCTCCTGCATACTGAGACCGGAACGAGGATCAACCTTGCCGCGATGCCGCCTGAGGGCGTTATTCGATGTCGAGCAGCGTGGGCGCGGCTCATCGGGCGTCAGACATGTGTTGTCCACGGCAATCCCAACAGCCCCGGCAACGTCCGCATCACCGCAGATCGGGTCGCGTTGATCGACTGGGATGAGTCACATGTCGACGTCCCCGACCTTGACCTGGTGCTGCCCGACAACGCTGCCGATCTCGACGACGGCGCACATGACATCGCCGCGCAAGCTTCAGCCGCATGGGAAGCCGCCATCTGCTGGCAGGACGAATACGCAGTCAAGCGGCTTGCCGAGGTTCGGGCGGTCTAA
- a CDS encoding ArsR/SmtB family transcription factor: protein MVQFSTTRLDASFAALSDATRRGVLEQLGSADASITELAENFHMTLTGMKKHIGVLEQAGLVTTEKVGRVRTCRLGTRGLEEEAAWIEARRQIWNARFDALDDVIEALKRKEKVDGGQSE from the coding sequence ATGGTTCAGTTTTCGACAACTCGCCTTGATGCCTCCTTTGCCGCGCTCTCGGACGCCACGCGACGTGGCGTTCTGGAGCAGCTCGGGAGCGCGGATGCTTCGATCACGGAGCTCGCAGAGAACTTCCACATGACCCTCACGGGCATGAAGAAGCACATCGGTGTGTTGGAGCAGGCGGGGCTGGTGACGACGGAGAAGGTCGGGCGTGTGCGGACCTGCAGGCTGGGCACACGCGGGCTCGAGGAAGAGGCGGCATGGATCGAAGCGCGCCGCCAGATCTGGAATGCACGCTTCGACGCGCTTGATGACGTCATCGAGGCCCTGAAACGGAAGGAGAAAGTCGATGGGGGACAGAGCGAGTAA
- a CDS encoding SRPBCC family protein yields MGDRASNGRTAVERISELELVVTRTFNGPVRLVFDAWTKPELFKLWWAPKSMGVPLLSCEMDVRTGGSYRITFGHGAADAMAFFGKYLDVSPPSRLVWTNDEGGEEGAVTTVTFEEENGRTLLMLRELYPSKEALDQSFVGMEDAMPEQFEQLDELLITLSASM; encoded by the coding sequence ATGGGGGACAGAGCGAGTAACGGCCGCACGGCGGTCGAACGGATATCCGAACTTGAACTCGTGGTAACGCGCACCTTCAACGGCCCGGTTCGCCTCGTATTCGACGCGTGGACCAAGCCGGAGTTGTTCAAGCTGTGGTGGGCGCCGAAGTCGATGGGCGTGCCCCTGCTTTCCTGCGAGATGGATGTTCGCACCGGGGGCAGCTATCGCATCACGTTCGGACACGGTGCCGCCGACGCCATGGCCTTCTTCGGCAAGTATCTCGACGTGTCGCCGCCATCGCGCCTCGTCTGGACCAATGACGAAGGCGGGGAGGAGGGCGCCGTCACCACGGTGACCTTCGAGGAAGAGAACGGCAGGACGCTGCTGATGCTGCGGGAACTCTATCCCTCGAAGGAAGCGCTCGACCAGTCTTTCGTCGGCATGGAAGACGCGATGCCCGAGCAGTTCGAGCAGTTGGATGAACTTCTCATCACGCTTAGCGCGAGCATGTGA
- a CDS encoding DoxX family protein — translation MVHVLSIWFLVAAFSGAGLVNAIGTSGTRSDFARWGYPRWWGIVTGGLEISSAVLIALPVSRIVGVALGAVIIAAAVFTVLRHRDHAHLAPLSVFVTLIAVAAISS, via the coding sequence ATGGTTCACGTTCTTTCAATCTGGTTCCTGGTCGCCGCCTTCTCCGGCGCAGGCCTCGTCAACGCCATCGGCACGTCCGGGACGCGAAGCGATTTCGCCCGGTGGGGCTATCCGCGCTGGTGGGGCATCGTGACGGGTGGACTGGAGATATCGAGCGCCGTCCTGATTGCGCTTCCCGTCAGCCGCATTGTCGGAGTGGCGCTCGGCGCAGTCATCATCGCGGCTGCGGTTTTCACTGTTCTCCGCCACCGCGACCATGCACACTTGGCGCCGCTCAGCGTCTTTGTCACCTTGATTGCTGTTGCCGCGATCTCATCTTGA
- a CDS encoding DUF4267 domain-containing protein, whose amino-acid sequence MLWFANGAGLLLALAIIAIGTGYIASPTTMMRSFGLPLPEDGPNVAWWLRLKGVRDIVAGLLVLAFMMWGSQREVGIVLLIEAMIPAGDMLLILAAKGSTKSAFGIHGLTAMIMVLVAVPMMIGAD is encoded by the coding sequence ATGCTTTGGTTTGCCAACGGGGCCGGGTTGTTGCTCGCCCTCGCTATTATCGCGATCGGCACCGGCTATATTGCCAGCCCGACGACCATGATGCGCAGTTTCGGCCTGCCGCTTCCCGAAGATGGCCCAAACGTCGCTTGGTGGCTCCGCCTGAAGGGAGTTCGCGATATCGTCGCGGGATTACTCGTGCTGGCGTTCATGATGTGGGGTTCCCAACGGGAGGTCGGCATCGTGCTTTTGATCGAAGCGATGATCCCCGCAGGCGACATGCTGCTCATTCTCGCAGCGAAAGGCTCCACCAAAAGCGCCTTCGGCATTCACGGCCTGACGGCAATGATCATGGTCCTGGTTGCAGTCCCCATGATGATCGGGGCCGACTAA